TTCATTTGAACTTGATTGAGTTTTATATCCATAAGGTGCCTCCATTAGATTTTTAAATATTTTTCTACATCTACAACAAAAATTGTTGCGCCACCCACTGAAACTTCAATTGGATAAGAAATATATCCTTCTGTCATACTTGCAATAGGCTGATTCAATAATGACATTTGTTTTGTTGTTTTACATACTTCTTTTATTATTTCAATGACGTCTTCTACTTTGCTTTCTTCTACACCAACAAATATTGTAGTGTTTCCAGTTTTTAAGAAACCACCTGTACTTGCTAATTTAGTTGCCATAAAACCCTCTTGGTTTAACCTTTGAATTAATTTGTTAGTATCTTCATCTTGAACAATTGTTATAACTAACTTCATATTGATTCCCCCTTTATAATTTAGAGATAACATAATTATTTTATTTTTGTATTATGCCTTAATATTATAAAATTATGAAATCTCATTGTTTATTTTATTAATTATTAGTTGATGTACTTCTTCTATTGTTTTTGAGGCATCAATTAAAATAATTCTATCAGGGTCTTTTTCTTGAATGTGACGGTATCCCTTAACAACGTCTATATGAAAAGCATCTTTTTCAAGTTCAAGTCTATCTAACTCTTTTTGTTTTTGTTTCCTTGATAGACCTATATTAGGCTCTAAATCCAATAAGAATGTAATATCTGGATTAAGTCCACTTGTTGCCCATTCATTAATTTTTGTTACTTCATCTATTCCAATTCCTCTAGCTATTCCTTGATAAACAATAGAGGAGTCTATATATCTATCACAAAGTACTATTTTCCCACTCTTTAATGCAGGTCTTATTAATTCTTCTACATGTTGAGCCCTAGATGCTGCATATAATAATACTTCTGTTTTAAAATTCATTTCTGTATAGTTTTTATCTAATATAATATTTCTTATGGCTTCACTAATAATTGTTCCACCAGGCTCACGTGTATAAATAAAATCATAATTATTATGATTAAAATACTTTTTTAATAGTTCTATTTGTGTTGTCTTCCCTGAACCATCTGCACCTTCAATTGTAATGAATAACCCTGCCATTTTAATTATGCTCCTTTTATAACTTTTATTGTTTCTAAGTCTTTATCTGCTGTTCCAATCATTGATATCCCAAGTTTTTTGTATTCTAATACTATTTCTATCAATTCTTTAGAAATTAATTCACCTGGAACAATTAAAGGTATTCCTGGAGGATATGGTATAATAAATTCTGCTGATATATATCCATTACTATATATAAATTCAGTTGAAGCTACTTTTTTTCCATTAACTTCATATGGATTTAATTGTTTTTCTAATATTACTGTATTTAATATATCGGCACTTTTCTTATTTTTCTTTAATCTATTATCAATTTCCATTAATCCATTGTATAATTTGTTTAAATCTTCTTTTGAATTGCTAAATGTTGTAATCCCTATTGTATTGTCTCTATTTGAAAGTTCCATCTGTATGTTATGTTCTTCTCTCAAATACACTTCAATATCTTGACCTGTATGCTGTGTATTTCTTAAGTTTAAGACAATTTTACTTTTATCTATGGCCTTGATAGAATAGCGATCCACTATAGTATCATCTATTAATACCATGTTTTTTAAATTATAGTTTAGTTTATCTCTAAAGTCCTTTAACTCTTCTACGAATTTATTATATAATGTATAGCCTTCCTTATCCAATAACCCTATGCAATAATCCATACTAGCCATAAGAATATAAGAAGGACTACTCGTTTGTAACATACTAAGATATAATTTTATTCTACTAAAGTCCAATACTTCATTATTAATATGTAATAAAGCTGTTTGTGTAAGTGATGGCATGGTTTTATGTAGACTATGGATTACCACATCTGCCCCATCCTCTAATGCACTACTTGGAAAATACTCATTAAACCTTAAATGAGAACCATGGGCTTCATCCACAATTAATGGGATTTTATGGTTTTTAGTTATTTTAGATATCCCTTTTACATCCAATACTACACCTTCATAACTTGGAGATGTAATAACAGCAAGTTTTATATCTGGATTATCTATAAGTGTTTTTTCTATGTCTTTAGAATTTAATCCCCCTGATATACCGTACTCAGTTACTAGTTCAGGGTAAATATATATTGGTTCTAATTCATTCATAATAATTGCATTATATACTGATTTGTGACAGTTTCTAGCAATTAATATCTTATCCCCTTTATTGGTTAGTCCAAGTATAGATGATAATATACCTACAGTGCTACCATTAATAAGATAATATGTTTTAAAAGTATTATATACTCTTGCCGCATTTTTTTGTGACTTTTCAATAATATCTATAGGCCCGTGTAAATTATCTAGTCCATCTATTTCTGTAAGATCAAAGTCTATTAGTTCTTTTTTAATATAGTTACTATTTTTGTGTCCAGGCATATGAAACGATACACTGTTTTTTTCAGTGTGTTTTTTTAGTGCAGTAAATATAGGTGTTTTCATATGTCCTTTAACTCCTTATATGAAAGTATAATCGTCTAAATTACTATTCTACTTTTATTATATAATATACTTTATATTTCTTCAAATTATTTTTTCAGGACAAATACATAGAAAAAAAACCAAAAACCACTAATTTTTTAATTCAGTGGTTTTTGATTTTTTATTAATAAACTTTATACGTTTTAACTTCAAAATCTGCATAACTTTCTATACCATGTTCTTCAATGTCTAATCCTTTAATTTCCTCTTCTTCAGATACTCTTAATCCAATTGTTTTATCAACAACTTTAAAAACTATAAATGCTGCAAAGAATACCCACGCTGCTACTGCTATTACACCTATAGCTTGGATGCCTAATAA
The nucleotide sequence above comes from Natranaerovirga pectinivora. Encoded proteins:
- a CDS encoding cyclic-di-AMP receptor, with translation MKLVITIVQDEDTNKLIQRLNQEGFMATKLASTGGFLKTGNTTIFVGVEESKVEDVIEIIKEVCKTTKQMSLLNQPIASMTEGYISYPIEVSVGGATIFVVDVEKYLKI
- the tmk gene encoding dTMP kinase, producing MAGLFITIEGADGSGKTTQIELLKKYFNHNNYDFIYTREPGGTIISEAIRNIILDKNYTEMNFKTEVLLYAASRAQHVEELIRPALKSGKIVLCDRYIDSSIVYQGIARGIGIDEVTKINEWATSGLNPDITFLLDLEPNIGLSRKQKQKELDRLELEKDAFHIDVVKGYRHIQEKDPDRIILIDASKTIEEVHQLIINKINNEIS
- a CDS encoding aminotransferase class I/II-fold pyridoxal phosphate-dependent enzyme, whose amino-acid sequence is MKTPIFTALKKHTEKNSVSFHMPGHKNSNYIKKELIDFDLTEIDGLDNLHGPIDIIEKSQKNAARVYNTFKTYYLINGSTVGILSSILGLTNKGDKILIARNCHKSVYNAIIMNELEPIYIYPELVTEYGISGGLNSKDIEKTLIDNPDIKLAVITSPSYEGVVLDVKGISKITKNHKIPLIVDEAHGSHLRFNEYFPSSALEDGADVVIHSLHKTMPSLTQTALLHINNEVLDFSRIKLYLSMLQTSSPSYILMASMDYCIGLLDKEGYTLYNKFVEELKDFRDKLNYNLKNMVLIDDTIVDRYSIKAIDKSKIVLNLRNTQHTGQDIEVYLREEHNIQMELSNRDNTIGITTFSNSKEDLNKLYNGLMEIDNRLKKNKKSADILNTVILEKQLNPYEVNGKKVASTEFIYSNGYISAEFIIPYPPGIPLIVPGELISKELIEIVLEYKKLGISMIGTADKDLETIKVIKGA